The Planctomycetaceae bacterium genome includes the window AACTACATTGTGCCAGAACGGGCAGCACTTGTGAGCAACCATACCCCAAGTCTGCCAGCGGAATCTTCTCTCCATCATGTAGCCCTAGGGAAACATCAAATAGATCCGTGCTTCCGACGCGACTCAAGCCAATTTGCTTGGCTAGCCCAAGCTGATTCAACCATCCCGCAATCCGTTTAATATGTTCGCGCGATCGCGACTGAACCGTCTCATTTGCCAACATTGGAACAGCTGCTTCTCCTGTAGCCCCAACTTCAGTGGGGTTAGAGCCGTGGGTTCTATATCGTCGAAGAGGCGATTGTCTAAAGGGGCCTAGGTATCTTACAGCAGTAAGTTCCTCTCGGATTGTATTCTGCAGTCCAAATGCCGACATGAATTCCTTCAGGACGTCTAGATCTTGCTTTGGGAACCTCATGAAACTCATTAAGTCGAAGATGAGGGATTGACTCTTCTTTAGCTCCATTGTCGCTCCGCTCTTCTCATTCTTCATCACATAGTCTTTGCCACGATTCTTCAAGGTGAAGGTGACGTCTTCTAAAGTAAAAGTGGCCGACTGAATAAAGGTCTCCTGTGTTCTACGCTTGCATCTGAACTCCCACCTCGCCACGGCACGGACATTCTTCTTCTCTTTGGCAGCCGATGTACCTGAAGAGTCAATGCCAATCCCAAGACAAACTGATTCTTTGTATGATCTTGAGTGCGCAACCTCAGTGAACCGTCCCAGGTGCACGTAAGCAGATTCGCCGTCAAGTGTCATGGGGCTCGGATTACTGGCGTTCTTGACTGTCTGTGCTAGGCAGGCGATGGCATGAATACACGTGCTCTTACCGGATGAATTTGGACCTAAGATAACAGTAATCGGCTTCAGCGGGATAGTGACTTCGCCTTTGATTCCCTTGAAATTGCTTATTGTCACTGAAGTAATTGCCATTGGTGGCTCCTTGATTCAAATGACGCTCATATGGTGCTTCCTTTTACCATGAGAAATTGGCATTTGCCAAAGTAAAATGTCCGTCGCACAGACAATAGATGGTTTCACCCGAACACTTATGATCGGTTATGCCGGCTGGGGGAGAACAAAGGGGCAGGAACCTTTCTTGCTTTCCTGGGCCACCGCTTTCGCCGATCCAAAGCGGCGTCGTTGCCGCTGCACTCCAAGGGGCCTCGCTGCCTCCAAGGCTTCTTATCCCCTAGCCTCAGCGTCCTCTGCGACCTCCCGCCTTCGCCTTCGGCTACGGCGTGGCAAGCTGCGGCTAAGAACTTTGCCGTGTCAGATTCAATCCCGCGCCTTCCGGGTCGAACACGTGGACGCGCTGCATGTCGATGTGGAACTGGGCGGGGGTGTCGGCTTTCAGGTCGCGCTGGGCGTCTACTCGGGCGACGATGTGGCCGTGCTTTTGCGTGGCGGCGAAGAGGTCCATTTTGTCGCCTAGGGGCTCGATCACCAGAAGCGTGACGGGCAGGGTGTTGCCGGGGCCGGCGAAGCGGCCTTGCTGGTGCAGGGCGATCGCCTCGGGGCGAACGCCCAGGACGGCGGGCTTGCCGATCCAGCCGGACAGCTTGGCGGCGTGGGCGTCGGTCAGGCGGAGTTGGGCGGCGCCTTCGTCGAAATAAACGCCGCCGTCTTTGGCGACGAGCTTGCCGTTGAAGAAATTCATGGGCGGGGTGCCGACGAAGCTGGCAACGAACCGGTTCGCCGGCGCTTCGTAGACTTCCAGCGGGGCGCCGACCTGGTGTACGCGGCCGTCCTTCATCACCACGATCCGGTCGCCCAGGGTCATGGCTTCTTCCTGGTCGTGGGTGACGTAGATCGTGGTGGTCTGGAGCTGGCGGTGGAGGCGTTTGAGTTCGGCCCGCATTTCGACGCGCAGCTTGGCGTCGAGGTTGCTCAGCGGCTCGTCGAACAGGAACGCCGCCGGGTGACGGACGATGGCCCGCCCGACGGCGACGCGCTGTCTCTGCCCGCCGGAGAGGGCCTTGGGTTTGCGTTCGAGCAGGTTCTCGATGCCCAGGATCCTGGCGGCTTCGCGCACGCGCGTGTCGATTTCGGCCTTGGGCATGCGACGGAGTTTGAGGGCGAAGCCCATGTTTTTGTACACGCTCATGTGCGGGTACAGGGCGTAGTTCTGGAAGACCATGGCGATGTCGCGGTCTTT containing:
- the ugpC gene encoding sn-glycerol-3-phosphate ABC transporter ATP-binding protein UgpC; the protein is MAQVLLQDVTKVFPGDVTAVDAVSLEIADAEFVVLVGPSGCGKSTTLRMVAGLEEITAGEIRIGDRVVNDTPPKDRDIAMVFQNYALYPHMSVYKNMGFALKLRRMPKAEIDTRVREAARILGIENLLERKPKALSGGQRQRVAVGRAIVRHPAAFLFDEPLSNLDAKLRVEMRAELKRLHRQLQTTTIYVTHDQEEAMTLGDRIVVMKDGRVHQVGAPLEVYEAPANRFVASFVGTPPMNFFNGKLVAKDGGVYFDEGAAQLRLTDAHAAKLSGWIGKPAVLGVRPEAIALHQQGRFAGPGNTLPVTLLVIEPLGDKMDLFAATQKHGHIVARVDAQRDLKADTPAQFHIDMQRVHVFDPEGAGLNLTRQSS
- a CDS encoding AAA family ATPase yields the protein MAITSVTISNFKGIKGEVTIPLKPITVILGPNSSGKSTCIHAIACLAQTVKNASNPSPMTLDGESAYVHLGRFTEVAHSRSYKESVCLGIGIDSSGTSAAKEKKNVRAVARWEFRCKRRTQETFIQSATFTLEDVTFTLKNRGKDYVMKNEKSGATMELKKSQSLIFDLMSFMRFPKQDLDVLKEFMSAFGLQNTIREELTAVRYLGPFRQSPLRRYRTHGSNPTEVGATGEAAVPMLANETVQSRSREHIKRIAGWLNQLGLAKQIGLSRVGSTDLFDVSLGLHDGEKIPLADLGYGCSQVLPVLAQCSYCAQNATLLFEQPELHLHHIAAKALVDVFIDTVKRCKANIVIETHSPEIFYGFLDRMRTKKFELDQFIAYKVFRQDKETKLDPIPIEPDDCDVYYAWEKGILI